Within Planctomycetia bacterium, the genomic segment GCTAACGGACGCCGAACAAGATCAAACGTCGATAAGCCCAGGGAAGGCTGTCATGATCGTTGATTTCATCATCGTCACATGCAGCCTTCCCTGGGCTTAACCGTCGCGAGATGATTCGAAGAACCCTATGGGAGACATTCGCCCCACATCGCCGGTGATGTTGATCGTCGCCGCCTTCAGCCGGCATAGCGCGGCGCTCGATTGGGCGCAGCAGCGAGCCACGGAAACTTGGGGGACAACCGCACTCGCGAGCGACCGGTTCGATTTCCGCGAGACCGACTACTATGAACCGACGATGGGCGCGGAGATCAAGAAGACGTTTTGGGCGTTCAACGGATTGATCGCGCCGGAACGGCTGGTCGAGATCAAGCTGCTGACCAACGCTTTGGAGGAAGAGTACGCGGCCCTCGGACGACACCCGGAGGCGCGGCCGCTCAATCTGGATCCTGGTTATCTGACGAACGCCAAGTTGGTCCTGGCTTCAACGAAGGATCACGCGCACCGCATCTACTTAGATCGCGGCATCTTCGCGGAAGTGACGCTCCACTATTCGCACGGCGCCTGGCAACCGCGCGACTGGACCTTCCCTGACTATCGCCGCGCGGACTACCACGCGTTCTTCACGCAATGCCGCGATGAGTTGCGGCGACGTTCAAACTAATCCGCGGCGCCAACGAGGGTACGAATACGACGCTGTCGAATCCAAGTTAGCGCCAACATGGTGAGGCTGCCGAGCGCCAGCGTGGACGGCTCTGGGACCGGATTGACGACGGCGCGCCAGGCCTCGTATTCGCCTTGCGGATTCCAACCTTCGCCGACGATCACGCGACCGTCGTCGGAAATGTCATGCGCATAAGTCAGCCGCCATCCGGCGAGTTGGTCTCCCAAGCCCTGCTGTGCGAGCAAGTCTTTTAGCGCAATCAAGCCGGTCGACTCGCTCCAGAAGATTGCCTGCTGCCCGGCGTCGTCATGCCCCGCGCCGACGACTACGCTACCATCGGCGGAAACGGCGTCGGCCACGCTGAGACCGATTCCTGCGGGCAAGTCGCCGATCTCTCGCATTCCGTCCTCTAAAGTCCAAAGAAACGCCACCGTGCCCGCTGCCGAGGCCGCTTGACCAACAACGAACCGCGCATTGGGCGACATCGCCATCGCGCGGCTCCAGCGCTCGTTGTCATTGAGGAATCCCAAGCCGACCATGCCATGATCCGCATCCCAAATAAACGCTTCTTCGCCGCGCTCGCCCGTGGAGCGCCCCACGACGCGCGTGCCATCCGCTGACACGGCGTTGGCTTCGCT encodes:
- a CDS encoding PEP-CTERM sorting domain-containing protein gives rise to the protein MSCVTCPLAAAEFRGLGDLPGGGFASMANGVTADGNTIVGLATVEANQIGFIWRDEAGMLPVTVAYHLSTAAIAVSDDGSRITGDFFDLDDVPRERIRLPFRWKLGDDFLEGLGGLAEVTPDDSAFASDISANGSVVVGMTTSEHGEEGFIWTAGVGMRGIGDLPGGSFFSEANAVSADGTRVVGRSTGERGEEAFIWDADHGMVGLGFLNDNERWSRAMAMSPNARFVVGQAASAAGTVAFLWTLEDGMREIGDLPAGIGLSVADAVSADGSVVVGAGHDDAGQQAIFWSESTGLIALKDLLAQQGLGDQLAGWRLTYAHDISDDGRVIVGEGWNPQGEYEAWRAVVNPVPEPSTLALGSLTMLALTWIRQRRIRTLVGAAD
- a CDS encoding DUF4416 family protein, producing MGDIRPTSPVMLIVAAFSRHSAALDWAQQRATETWGTTALASDRFDFRETDYYEPTMGAEIKKTFWAFNGLIAPERLVEIKLLTNALEEEYAALGRHPEARPLNLDPGYLTNAKLVLASTKDHAHRIYLDRGIFAEVTLHYSHGAWQPRDWTFPDYRRADYHAFFTQCRDELRRRSN